The genomic interval GCCATGCTCGCCAGCTGCGCCGCCTCCGCCAGGTCCTCCATGCGGATGCCTGGCATGGGCAACAGCTCCGTGGCCATGCGGTTGCCGAGCGTAATCGTGCCCGTCTTGTCGAGCAGCAGCGTGTCCACGTCCCCCGCCGCCTCCACCGCGCGGCCACTCATGGCCAGCACGTTCTTGCGCAAGAGCCGGTCCATGCCCGCGATGCCGATGGCGCTCAACAAGCCGCCAATGGTCGTGGGGATGAGGCACACCAGCAGCGCCACCACGGCGGTGCCCGACAGCCCGACGCCCGAATAGAGCGCCATGGGCACCAACGACACACACGCCAGCAGGAAGACCACCGTCAGGCCCACCAACAGGATGTGCAGCGCCACCTCGTTGGGCGTCTTCTGTCGCGCCGCGCCCTCCACCAGACCAATCATCCGGTCCAGGAAGGACTCGCCCGGGTTGACGGCGATGCGCACCACGATGCGGTCCGACAGCACCTTGGTACCGCCCGTCACCGCGGAACGGTCTCCGCCGGACTCGCGGATGACGGGCGCGGACTCGCCGGTAATCGCGGACTCGTCCACGCTGGCGATGCCCTCCACCACCTCGCCATCTCCAGGGATGAGGTCACCCGCCTCGCAGACGACCCGGTCGTCCTTGCGCAGGTTGGGCGCGGGCACCCGCTCCTCGCGCCCGTCGACCAGGCGGCGCGCGGTGGTGTCCTTGCGCATCTTGCGCAGCGCGCCGGCCTGGGCCTTGCCGCGCCCCTCCGCCACCGCCTCCGCGAAGTTGGCGAACAGCACGGTGAACCACAGCCACAACGTCACGGACACCGTGAACCACAGGGGCGCGCCGCTCGTCGGTGGGGAGACCAGGTCCTTCACCACCAGCACGGTGGTGAGCAGGCTGCCCGCCCACACCACGAACATCACGGGATTGCGAGCCACGTCGCGCGGGTGGAGCTTCTTGAGGCTGTCCACCAGCGCGGGCTTGAGCAGGGACGCGTCGAAGAGCGACGCCGGTTTGGATGAGAGGGAGCTCATGGCTCAGTAGACCTTTCCGGCCCCGGCGAGGAAGTGCTCGACGATGGGGCTCAGGGAGAGCGCGGGGAAGAAGGTGAGCGCGCCGACGATGATGACCACGCTCACCAACAGGCCGGTGAACAGGGCGCCGTTCGTCGGGAAGGTGCCAGGACCGGACGGCACCACCTTCTTGCCCACCATGGAGCCGGCGATGGCCAGCGCGGGCACAATCATCAGGAAGCGCCCGCCCAACATCGCCATCCCCAGGGAGATGTTCCAGAAGGGCGTGTTCGCGTTGAGGCCCGCGAACGCGCTGCCGTTGTTCGCCGTGCCGCTGGTGAAGGCGTAGAGGATTTCCGTCAGGCCATGCGGCCCCGCGTTGTTGAGCGAGGACACCCCCTGCGGAATCACCGCCGCCACCGCGGACAGGCCCAGGATGAACAGCGGGAAGATGAGCACGTAGAGCATCGCGAGCTTCATCTCCTTCGCTTCGATTTTCTTGCCCAGGTACTCCGGCGTGCGGCCCACCATCAGCCCCGCGATGAACACGGAGAGCACCACCATGATGAGGATGCCGTAGAGCCCCGCGCCCACTCCGCCGAAGATGACCTCGCCCAGTTGCATGTTCACCAGCGGCACCAGGCCGCCCAGCGGGTTGTAGCTGTCGTGCATGGAGTTGACCGCGCCACACGACGCGTCGGTGGTGACGGTGGCGAAGAGCGCCGAGGCGGTGATGCCGTTGCGCACCTCCTTGCCCTCCATGTTGCCCACCTGCGCCACGCCCGAGGACGCCACCGCGGCGTTGGGCTGGGACTCGGCGGCGTACGCGGCGGTGACGCCCGCGAAGAAGAGGATGGACATGGCCGCGAACAGGGCCCAGCCCTGCTTCGAGTCACCCGCCATCCGCCCGTACGTGTACGTGAGCGCAGAGGGGATGGCGAAGATGAGCAGGATTTGCACCAGGTTGGTGAGCGGCGTCGGGTTCTCGAAGGGATGCGCGCTGTTGGCGTTGAAGAAGCCACCGCCGTTGGTGCCCAGCATCTTGATGACTTCCTGCGAAGCCACCGGCCCCATGGCGAGCGTCTGCTTCGCGCCCTCCAGCGTGGTCAGCTCCTGGTACGGCGAGAAGTTCTGGAGCATGCCCTGCGAGACGAAGAACAGGGCCACCACGAAGCTGATGGGCAGCAGCACGTAGAGCGTGCCTCGCACCACGTCGACCCAGAAGTTGCCCAGCGTCTTGGCGCCTTCCGGCCCCGGGCGGCGCGTGAAGCCTCGCGCCAGCGCCAGCGCCACGCCCAGGCCCGCGGCGGCCGAGACGAAGTTCTGCCACGCCAGCCCCGCCATCTGCGTGAGGTAGCTCATGGTGGACTCACCGGCGTACGACTGCCAGTTGGTGTTCGCCACGAAGCTGGCGGCCGTGTTGAACGCGAGCTCCGGCCCCACCGCGCTCAAGCCCTGCGGGTTGAGCGGCAGCACGTGCTGCATGCGCTGGAGCAGGTAGAGCATGAGCATGCCCACCACGCTGAAGGCGAGCAGCGCGCCGCAGTACTCCACCCACGTCTGCTCGCGACGCTCGGAGGCGCCCGTGAGCTTGAGCAGCACGCGCTCCACGGGGCCCAGGATTCGCGGCAGCGGTCGTGAGTCCGACTCGAAGACGCGGAAGAGATACACACCCAGCGGCTTCGTCAGCGCGAGCAGCAGGGTGAAGAACAACAGAATCTGCAACCAACCAATGAGTGTCATGGAGGGGCCCCTAGAAGCGCTCCGGACGGAGCAGGGCGTAGACGAGGTAGGCGGTCAGGAGCACGGCGAGCACCGCGCCCGCGGCGTATTCGAAGTTCATCGGGAAGACCTCACAGGTGCTCACAGCCGTGGGCGTAGCCCCACGCGAGCGCGAAGAAACCGACGGTGACGAGGAAGAGGACGGCATCCATGGAGGGGCTCCAGGTTCCAGGTTCAGAAGTAGGCGGTGGCGCCGAGCACGACGAGCGTCTCGGCGTCCTTCAACACGGGCGCGCCTTCATCGGTGGTGGCCCTGCCGGCGAAGACGTCCGCCGTCGAGTGGTCGTAACGGGCCTCCAGCTTGAGGACGAGCGGCGTCGCGGGCTTCACCTCGAGGGTGAGGGTTCCCGCCGCCAGCGTCTGCTCGGCGCCCGTCATGAGCCCGTCCGCGTCTCGGTAGACCTCCGCGCGGCCCACCAGCGCCACGGGGTCGATGAACTGATAACGGGCGTTGAAGCCCGCCGCGTACCAGTACGCGCGCTCGCCACCGGTGATGTGCTGCGTGCCCACGTCCGCCGTCGCCGCGAGGCGGAGCGCGTCCGTCACGCGATAGGTGGCCACGACGTCCGCGAAGAGGCGCAGGCCCTCATTGCCCTCCGTGCCCTCCTCACCGATGAAGGTGTTGAAGGACGCGGACAGGCGGTCACCGGAGTAGGCGACCTGCGTTCCCACCGCGAGCCCGTGGTTGTTGTCGCCGATGGTCTGCCAGCCATTGAGCAGGTGGAGCTGCACGCTCCACTTCGGGTTCACGGTCCACGTGCCCTTGAGGCCCGTCTGGTAGTAGGGCGACAGCTCGCCCATCCATGAGCGCGTGTACGTCCAGTTGAGCTGGGATTGGAACGACTCCAGGCCGATGTGGCTGGGATAGATGCCGGCCTCGAGCACCACGGGGCCGTGGGCGAAGGACAGAGATGCCTGCTGAACGTAGCGCCACACCTCGGGGCCGGTGGCGACACCCTCGGGCTCGGCGGCGTGGACGACCTCCGCGCCGGTGCCGAAGCCGAGGAGCACCTTGAAGCCCACGGGCTCGGGGGCCAGGCTCAAGCCGAGCGAGGCGAGGTTGATGGTGATTTCACCCGCGCGCTTCGCGGTGGTGCCCGTGCCGGGGATGAAGTTGGCCGCGTTGGCGGGCCGGTTGAAGTTGTGGGCGTAGTACACGTCGACGCCTCCCTCGGGCTTCAAGCGCGAGAGGAGACTCGGCGTCTCCTCCTCGGTGGTGACCCGGACGTACGGGTCGTGCTGAAGGTGCGATGGGGAGACATCGGCCTGCTGGAGCAGCAGGGAGAGCAGCAGCGGAGATGTGTCGATAGGCCACATGGGAGTGGCCCCCGCTTGAGCACCGCTCGTACCAGGCCCTTCTCTCGCCAACCCTAGGCATTCCAGGGGGTTGCGTGCAGGAACAGAGGCCGGGGATTGCAACCTGCACGACAGGGCCCTCGGCGCCGTGCAGGTTGAGGGGCCCTGGTGGACAGTGCACTGCCCCGCGCTCCAGCGACAGGAAGACCTACGTCTGCTCCCAACTGACCCGTGTGTAGGCGGAGGCAGGCCCCTCCAGGATGGCCTTGCACCGAGCCACCTGGGCGGCGAGTTCCTGCCCGCCATCACGGCGAGACTCATACCGCCCATTGAAACAGAGCCTCATCCGGAGGGCCTGGGCGCTGAACCGTGCGGCGGCACGAAGAAGGGGGACCATCTCTTGCGCGTCTTCGGTGAACTGAATGACGGCCGTGACAGGGGCCTCCTCATTCCTCTTGAGCGTCAAGCCCCACCCTCCATTGAACCACTTCCGGGTCACTGGATTGCAGCGCATCACCTGCCGGTTCACCTCGAAGTACTCCAACCGCGAAGCCAACGAGGACTCCAGACACTGGACGACGAACTCCGGCCCACCCTCGACCTCCACATCCAGCCGTCTCAATTCGGGCAGAGCCACCAAGGTCTCCACCAGGCCCTCCACACCCGTCCCTCTCAATGACAGTCGTTGGAGGTGTGATTCTCCCGGTGACTTCAACGCGCGCACCAAGGCGCCGGGCACCCCCATCAGCGACTTCACATGGCGCAGCGCGGGCGCATTGAGCATCCGGCCCGGCTCCCCGCGAGGAAAGGAACTGACGTAGTAAGGCTCCCAGGAGATCCGCTCCACCGTGCCCCATGCCGCCGGTGGATTGTGGATTTCGTCGACCTTCATCAAGACAGCCACGGGAAAGCCTCGCTCGAAGCGGGTGCTTCCCGGACGGATACCCGGCCCGAGGGGCGCTTCCCACCGCTCACGGTGCTGCTTGAGGAGACTCTCCAGCCGCGCCTCGTCAGGCTCCGCCATGAACTGGAGCGCGATGAACTCGCCCAACGGGTCTCCCTGCTCGAGCAAGACGTCCGCCAGCACCTTCCGCGCGTCGTCATCCCGCGGGGCCTCATGGATTCGCGCGAGCAACGCATCGCGGCTCATCGCGGAACGAGCCCTCCCGGCGATACGTGCCTCGACAGCCTCCGTCAGCGCGTCGCACCGCGCCTGCGCGCTCGCGCCCAACACGGGGGGAACCCAGCGCTCTCCCCGCTGGATGACCGCGTCAAGCCGTTCAGCCTCCCGCCCCATGTCCCGAGGCAGGCGCGCCCTCAACTCGCGCAGCGGCTCCACGTCATACGGAGCCCCGACGTAGATGAGCACGGCGTTGTGCATCTTGAGATTGTCCAGAGCCTCGGCCCCACGCTGACGGGCCGAAGCGAGCACCACGGGGAGCATTCGAGGGTCCGCCGGGAACCGCCGGCGCAGCAGGTCGAGGTCGACGCCGGGAACAGCGAAGCCATCACGCGGCGCCTGCATCAGTCTGGCCATCACACGCGGAAGGTCCATGGCGTGGCGAGCCCCGTCCTCCGGATGCCGCGGCGCCGAGGTCTCCAGCGGCGTGAACCCGACCAGCAGATGGTCCGAGAGCCGATGGATGAGCTCGATGATGGGCTCCGCGCGACACTCCTTCCACGCCTCCAGCAGATGACCGAGCGCCGCCTCCCCTTCATTCCGGGCCAGCGCATCCTCCGCGCGCTCCAGATGCATCTCCAGGCCGTCAATCATCGCGACAACATAGCCGCGCCCTCGGCTATCGCCATTTGATTTCAATAACAACTCAGAATCCAATTACTGACTTGACAAAGAACCGGCGCGATTCAACACTCGAATCAACTCCAGACAGCACGACCCGGCTCCCGCATGTCCTCTCCCGCCGAAGCCTATCTGCGCGACTACCACCGCCGTCTCCCTGGGGTGACAGCACGCGACTTCGGAAGCACCCCCGTGTGGCGGGACGGAGAAGTGCATCCCTCCAGCTACGCGCTCCTGGAGGCGGAAGTGCCTCGGGGCGAGGCGCCCCAGGTGGTGCTCGACCTGGCCTGCGGTGACGGCCATCTCCTGGAGATGCTCGCGCGGCGCGGACAGCCCGGCCTCACGCTGATGGGCATCGACATGAGTGAGCACGAGCTCGCGGCGGCTCAAGAGCGGTTGAAGGGCGCGGCCACGCTGACGCTCGGTCGCGCCCAGGCGCTCCCATTCCCGGACGCCAGCGTCGACCTCGTGCTGAGCCACCTCGCGTTCATGCTGATGGACGACGTGGAGACCGTGCTCTCCGAGCTTCACCGCGTCCTGAAGCCCGCGGGCCGGGTGTCCATGGTCATC from Myxococcus stipitatus carries:
- the kdpB gene encoding potassium-transporting ATPase subunit KdpB, with product MSSLSSKPASLFDASLLKPALVDSLKKLHPRDVARNPVMFVVWAGSLLTTVLVVKDLVSPPTSGAPLWFTVSVTLWLWFTVLFANFAEAVAEGRGKAQAGALRKMRKDTTARRLVDGREERVPAPNLRKDDRVVCEAGDLIPGDGEVVEGIASVDESAITGESAPVIRESGGDRSAVTGGTKVLSDRIVVRIAVNPGESFLDRMIGLVEGAARQKTPNEVALHILLVGLTVVFLLACVSLVPMALYSGVGLSGTAVVALLVCLIPTTIGGLLSAIGIAGMDRLLRKNVLAMSGRAVEAAGDVDTLLLDKTGTITLGNRMATELLPMPGIRMEDLAEAAQLASMADETPEGRSIVTLVKDAYKMRPRELQAHHATFVPFTAQTRMSGCDLVDPHPRSIRKGAVDAIIKHVQAQGGSVPSDLAAAAGRIGDAGGTPLAVADGARLLGIIHLKDVVKGGIKERFDRFRAMGIRTVMITGDNPRTAAAIAREAGVDDFLAEATPEAKLALIRTEQGKGKLVAMTGDGTNDAPALAQADVGVAMNTGTQAAKEAGNMVDLDSNPTKLLEVVEVGKQLLMTRGTLTTFSIANDVAKYFAILPALFMGVFPQIAPLNVMGLTSPFSAILAAVIFNALIIVALIPLALRGVRYRPLGAAALLRRSLLIYGLGGVIVPFVGIKALDVLLTAVGLS
- the kdpA gene encoding potassium-transporting ATPase subunit KdpA; translated protein: MTLIGWLQILLFFTLLLALTKPLGVYLFRVFESDSRPLPRILGPVERVLLKLTGASERREQTWVEYCGALLAFSVVGMLMLYLLQRMQHVLPLNPQGLSAVGPELAFNTAASFVANTNWQSYAGESTMSYLTQMAGLAWQNFVSAAAGLGVALALARGFTRRPGPEGAKTLGNFWVDVVRGTLYVLLPISFVVALFFVSQGMLQNFSPYQELTTLEGAKQTLAMGPVASQEVIKMLGTNGGGFFNANSAHPFENPTPLTNLVQILLIFAIPSALTYTYGRMAGDSKQGWALFAAMSILFFAGVTAAYAAESQPNAAVASSGVAQVGNMEGKEVRNGITASALFATVTTDASCGAVNSMHDSYNPLGGLVPLVNMQLGEVIFGGVGAGLYGILIMVVLSVFIAGLMVGRTPEYLGKKIEAKEMKLAMLYVLIFPLFILGLSAVAAVIPQGVSSLNNAGPHGLTEILYAFTSGTANNGSAFAGLNANTPFWNISLGMAMLGGRFLMIVPALAIAGSMVGKKVVPSGPGTFPTNGALFTGLLVSVVIIVGALTFFPALSLSPIVEHFLAGAGKVY
- the kdpF gene encoding K(+)-transporting ATPase subunit F, encoding MNFEYAAGAVLAVLLTAYLVYALLRPERF
- a CDS encoding outer membrane beta-barrel protein, whose amino-acid sequence is MWPIDTSPLLLSLLLQQADVSPSHLQHDPYVRVTTEEETPSLLSRLKPEGGVDVYYAHNFNRPANAANFIPGTGTTAKRAGEITINLASLGLSLAPEPVGFKVLLGFGTGAEVVHAAEPEGVATGPEVWRYVQQASLSFAHGPVVLEAGIYPSHIGLESFQSQLNWTYTRSWMGELSPYYQTGLKGTWTVNPKWSVQLHLLNGWQTIGDNNHGLAVGTQVAYSGDRLSASFNTFIGEEGTEGNEGLRLFADVVATYRVTDALRLAATADVGTQHITGGERAYWYAAGFNARYQFIDPVALVGRAEVYRDADGLMTGAEQTLAAGTLTLEVKPATPLVLKLEARYDHSTADVFAGRATTDEGAPVLKDAETLVVLGATAYF
- a CDS encoding TIGR02996 domain-containing protein; translation: MIDGLEMHLERAEDALARNEGEAALGHLLEAWKECRAEPIIELIHRLSDHLLVGFTPLETSAPRHPEDGARHAMDLPRVMARLMQAPRDGFAVPGVDLDLLRRRFPADPRMLPVVLASARQRGAEALDNLKMHNAVLIYVGAPYDVEPLRELRARLPRDMGREAERLDAVIQRGERWVPPVLGASAQARCDALTEAVEARIAGRARSAMSRDALLARIHEAPRDDDARKVLADVLLEQGDPLGEFIALQFMAEPDEARLESLLKQHRERWEAPLGPGIRPGSTRFERGFPVAVLMKVDEIHNPPAAWGTVERISWEPYYVSSFPRGEPGRMLNAPALRHVKSLMGVPGALVRALKSPGESHLQRLSLRGTGVEGLVETLVALPELRRLDVEVEGGPEFVVQCLESSLASRLEYFEVNRQVMRCNPVTRKWFNGGWGLTLKRNEEAPVTAVIQFTEDAQEMVPLLRAAARFSAQALRMRLCFNGRYESRRDGGQELAAQVARCKAILEGPASAYTRVSWEQT
- a CDS encoding class I SAM-dependent methyltransferase, which gives rise to MSSPAEAYLRDYHRRLPGVTARDFGSTPVWRDGEVHPSSYALLEAEVPRGEAPQVVLDLACGDGHLLEMLARRGQPGLTLMGIDMSEHELAAAQERLKGAATLTLGRAQALPFPDASVDLVLSHLAFMLMDDVETVLSELHRVLKPAGRVSMVIGGGSIRSAAFDQYLRLLRPLLASLPNPPRPLGDPRVRTEEGLTELFGDFSALHIQNLDVQCDGPPEHVWSSLTRTYDGDRLSAPARDALKVDFLRAVEPLRFANGTLPFQWSMRQVTATRR